A genomic region of Colletotrichum destructivum chromosome 1, complete sequence contains the following coding sequences:
- a CDS encoding Putative tyrosine-specific protein phosphatase, which translates to MADQQQATARPSSANPHDPEATDPALLKDNSEIRDYKTDRFTYSGIRTFYKRHLQADQLPKPPLPLLVFIHGLGGSVAQFHPLLTSLVHISSCLAIDLPGCGRSEFTEQAWDAYTPEALGELLELIIDEYRQKEPGRSVVLIGHSMGTIMCARLASHSVNNKTKLRKYVVGLVAVCPLAGPPAEEKTKIFRTLLWIPGWLFDLWRAYDRWGGPQSASVSRFVGPEADLELRKLQDRFNNQSRTPVWRRMAWGSLPRYENGIAKGGIPGKDVWAGVDVPVYLIAGAEDKLTPPSEVDKIRECLSGKASPSTETGSDDDWHETTVEAVTSSNTSKDAEDYGPESIDDIRDEDFHRDRDRRPIDDPENSLEDPSTPQESPANVPPQPRHPTKVVRSIIMPRPANHALLFNPATVRVLAGLISDFLATHVTGRFSLGWQLQYLSREGKWDVKNLAKWKGVVPVSHPIGPKGKPAVFRAMKTLREADDIHCPTEFVKNWGGIIKDVIDISHDKPVYDPRSMEKGGVRYHKYATVSKIPPKDDEVAHFISLVDKLREQQKTRAEQEKWTEVDGQTQVIGVHCHYGFNRTGYFIVCYLVERCGMTVGEAIEAFKAARPNGIRHYHFRDRLHMRYSGLKLEEDQLQEERQQQIGL; encoded by the coding sequence ATGGCAGATCAACAACAGGCCACGGCACGGCCGAGCTCAGCCAACCCTCATGACCCTGAGGCTACCGATCCGGCCCTTTTGAAGGACAACTCGGAGATCCGTGACTACAAGACCGATCGCTTCACCTACTCCGGCATCAGAACATTCTACAAGCGGCATCTTCAAGCCGACCAGTTACCCAAACCGCCTCTTCCTTTACTGGTCTTCATCCACGGGCTAGGGGGCTCCGTAGCCCAGTTTCATCCGCTGTTGACGAGCCTCGTTCACATATCGTCATGCTTGGCCATCGACCTGCCCGGATGTGGCCGCTCCGAGTTTACCGAACAGGCATGGGATGCCTACACCCCGGAAGCCCTCGGGGAGTTGCTGGAGCTAATTATCGACGAGTACCGTCAGAAAGAGCCTGGCCGCAGCGTCGTCCTTATCGGTCACAGTATGGGTACGATTATGTGCGCACGCTTGGCGAGTCACAGCGTTAATAACAAGACGAAGCTGCGGAAGTATGTCGTTGGCTTGGTTGCCGTCTGTCCCCTGGCTGGTCCTCCAGCAGAAGAAAAGACAAAGATTTTCCGCACCCTGCTATGGATTCCTGGTTGGCTCTTCGACCTTTGGAGGGCCTACGATCGATGGGGCGGTCCGCAAAGCGCTAGCGTCAGTCGGTTTGTAGGCCCGGAAGCCGATCTCGAGCTACGCAAGCTTCAGGACCGTTTCAACAACCAGAGTCGGACCCCAGTCTGGCGCAGGATGGCATGGGGATCACTCCCGAGATACGAAAATGGTATCGCAAAAGGCGGCATCCCTGGCAAGGATGTGtgggccggcgtcgacgtcccCGTCTACTTGATCGCTGGCGCGGAGGACAAGCTCACGCCCCCTAGCGAGGTCGACAAGATTAGAGAGTGCCTGTCTGGAAAGGCGTCTCCGTCGACGGAAACCGGGTCTGATGATGATTGGCACGAGACAACTGTCGAGGCTGTAACGTCAAGCAACACGTCGAAGGATGCAGAGGACTACGGGCCCGAGAGCATAGATGACATTCGAGACGAGGACTTCCATCGCGATCGTGATCGTCGACCCATCGATGATCCAGAAAACTCTCTCGAGGATCCTTCTACACCACAAGAATCACCAGCAAACGTCCCACCTCAGCCCCGACATCCCACCAAGGTCGTAAGGTCCATCATCATGCCTAGACCGGCCAACCACGCTCTGCTTTTCAACCCTGCCACTGTCCGGGTTCTCGCCGGTCTGATCTCGGACTTTCTCGCCACCCACGTTACAGGTCGCTTTTCTCTCGGCTGGCAGCTACAGTACCTCTCGCGCGAGGGCAAGTGGGATGTAAAGAATTTGGCCAAGTGGAAGGGGGTGGTTCCTGTTTCCCACCCCATCGGTCCCAAGGGCAAACCGGCGGTCTTCAGGGCAATGAAAACCCTGCGTGAAGCGGATGACATACACTGTCCCACCGAGTTCGTCAAGAACTGGGGAGGCATCATTAAAGATGTCATCGACATCAGCCACGACAAGCCGGTGTACGACCCACGGAGCATGGAAAAAGGCGGTGTGCGATACCACAAGTACGCGACGGTGTCCAAGATCCCGcccaaggacgacgaagTCGCCCATTTTATTTCACTGGTCGACAAGCTGCGGGAGCAGCAGAAGACAAGAGCCGAGCAGGAGAAGTGGACGGAGGTTGACGGTCAGACGCAGGTGATTGGCGTCCATTGCCACTACGGCTTCAACCGGACCGGGTACTTCATTGTGTGCTACCTCGTCGAGCGGTGCGGGATGACTGTGGGCGAGGCCATTGAAGCATTCAAAGCGGCAAGGCCCAACGGCATTCGCCATTACCACTTCAGGGATCGGCTTCACATGCGATACTCGGGCCTGAAGCTGGAAGAAGACCAGCTGCAGGAGgaacggcagcagcagatcgGACTGTGA